A single window of Mytilus trossulus isolate FHL-02 unplaced genomic scaffold, PNRI_Mtr1.1.1.hap1 h1tg000211l__unscaffolded, whole genome shotgun sequence DNA harbors:
- the LOC134701061 gene encoding universal stress protein YxiE-like encodes MGGKNVVIAMDGSEHSKFAFKWFVDNCRNEDDHIYIVHAVEMHVPSQKFLSSYAFDPDVLASMLKKEKERVTQELQQYGTLLKESGVNGTVKSVHTANPGEGIVKSATELDAALIVTGTRGLGNIRRTLIGSTSDYILHHAHAPVMICRLPH; translated from the exons ATGGGAGGGAAAAATGTGGTTATAGCTATGGATGGAAGCGAACATTCCAAATTTGCATTTAAAT GGTTTGTCGATAATTGTAGAAACGAAGATGACCATATTTACATCGTCCATGCAGTAGAGATGCATGTTCCTTCACAAAAGTTCTTGT CCTCGTATGCATTTGATCCAGATGTACTAGCGTCTATgttgaagaaagaaaaagaacGCGTAACACAAGAATTACAGCAATACGGTACATTGCTTAAGGAATCTGGG GTTAATGGAACAGTTAAAAGCGTCCATACTGCAAATCCAGGAGAAGGTATAGTCAAATCGGCTACAGAACTAGACGCCGCTCTTATTGTAACCGGAACTCGTGGTTTAGGCAACATTCGACGCACTCTAATAGGAAGTACAAGTGACTACATTCTTCATCATGCTCACGCTCCAGTTATGATTTGTCGTCTTCCACATTGA